GCGATAAACACACATCCGCCATTTCCCAATGGCGACCCTATGAAAAGAACTGTTAATATGTCTCAGCTGTACTCTGCTCTTGAAACCCTCTCTGCAGACCCAGACGATCAGTACAAGCTGACGGAGGACACGCGACAGCTGGGCCTGGTCGTATGTCGAGGGACGTCAGTGGTGCTCATCTGCCCGCAGGACGGCATGGAGGCCATCCCGAACCCCTTTATCCAGCAGCAGGAGGGTTAGCGGATTCACCCCTGCACCCCAAAACGCTCTCAAAGAACTGCTCTTCCCTTTCGTTGTCAGTCACCCTCCTTTTGGCAGGAGTCGCGTGAATGCGTTTAGTTTCCTTTAAGTTATTAACTTGCAAGTCTGCTACATATTTGGTTCGGGGAAATGTAAGAAAGCTGAAAAGGTGCTAAAATAATACAGATGGGTTCTTGGAGAAATGCATAAAGATAGAAACAAAGTGAGACAATGTATGATTTGCTCAAGAAAggttttcatgtaatgttaaGTTCACTTTCCAGTATCGCACAGACTAAGAAATAGAGCACGATGACTCTTGTTTATACCTGTTTGtcctgtaattacattttttaaaatttttactttGGCCCCACCCACCTCCAAATCAAGTTGCTctcccattttattttaagagTATTCTTGGCATATTTTGTCATGTATCCTGTGGGGAGAGGAACATTGTATACTGGAAATGGTATAATATTAAACCACTTTGTATTTCTGtggagcagaaaaaaaaacttttgggAAGTGATTGATTTTGTGTGGCTTGTACCTGGTCTGAATGAATAATTTAGTCTTCAAAGTGTTAATTTGTTACAAAAATCATATTGTGGTTTACATTGttttgacaaaataaattatttccttTACCTTTGTAATTTTGTATGGATTtaccattcattttatttgtggcAGTTTGGGGTGGGGATaacaaaataagtaaataaaatgttttaaaaatgtttgtcatTTAAAGCATGTTACTCAAGCCCTGAAAGCCAATTAATGCAGCTACTATAAAGTTTTTTTGTAGTTTAAATTAAGTACAATGCAGTTCTTAAAAGTACTGCACCAAACTCCAAAATATTCTATAACAGTAATAATTACAATCATTAAATTGTTTGTCTGCAGTTATTTATTCTAGGGGTGTAGACAACTGGAAATGTTGTCTTTGACTTGGCATGTCATGTAAATGAAACTTGATCTGCCAAGTTTCACGTGTGTACAAATTGCGGTTAACAAGGTGTTTCAAAGTTGTGCTTATTTTTCTGAATTCAGCACATCAATCTGTTATCagtcttacattacattcttggcatttggtagatgctcttacgcagagcgatgtacagttgattagactaagcaggagacaatcctcccctggagcaatgcagggttaagggccttgctgaagggcccaatgactgtgcggatcttattgtggctacaccagcattagaaccgccaaccttgcgtgtcccagtcctttaccttaaccactacgctacaagccagcCCACATTAATAGcctttggcagacactcttatccagagcaatgtacaataaagtgcatacccataaccagggatatgTGCAGTCTTCACAGGGAGTGGCTCATATGCTGGTAATTTAAGGGCACCAGTGGAAAAGAATTATAGATGTGAGCTATTGGCATCCATTCAAGCAGAATAGCCCCAACTTATTCCCTGTAGCAAAGTTACTAAAGGTGGAAAAGACATCCACTGATATTCAAAGGCCTAAGAGCACGAGCCTATTTTGTGCACTGCTGCTTTTGTGAGCGGTAGAGCAGGCAAGTGGGGGCTTGGTGTAGGGGGTATATTTAGATGTTTATAAAAACCAAGTGGGCTTCCCTGTTAGTGACCGTGAAACAGAGGCCAGGGGATATAAATATCTCTGAGCAGGGGGAGTTTTTAGTCAGTGGGAGGAGGGGAAAAGGGGGTGGATACAGTAACCATGGCCTGCAGAAAGTCAGAGCAGGAGGTCTGTGATCTAAACACCGCAACGTCCTCGAACTTGCTTGCTGAGGACTTGGACTCTGCCCACGAACACCCCTGCCTAACGTCtcaggagctggagagggagatggTGCCGGACACGGTGCTTCAGGTCGACGCGGAGAGCTTCTTTGTGAACCGACAACGGCTGGCTGGCCTGAGCCCTTACTTCCGGGCCCTGTTCTACGGGGGAGGCCGGGAGAGCACCAAGAGCCACGTCGAGATGAAGGGGGTTCGCCTGGAGCAGTTCCGCGTCTTGATGGAATACGCCCGGAGCTCCAGTTTGGCCCTGGACAGGGAGAACGTACTGGGGATCCTGGAGACGGCGGACTACCTCCAGCTGGAGAAGGCGAGGTCGCTGTGCTGCAAGTTCCTGGAGAGGGAGCTCCACCTGAGCAACTGCCTGGGAATGATGGCCTACGCCTGGCAGCTGGGCTGCCTGGACCTCTACGCCGTGGCTCGGGAGGTGGCTCTCACCCACCTGCCCGCTCTGGCCTGCGAGGAGGACTTCATGCTCCTGCCCAAGGAGAGCGTGGCCGACCTGCTGTCGAGCGACGACCTGTTCCTGCCGCGGGAGGACTTCGCGTTCGAGGTTGTCCTGCGCTGGGCGGCTTTCGACCCCAGTCGCGAGGAGgacttcctagagctggccggcCTGGTGCGGCTCGAGTGCCTCAGCCTGTCGTACATCGGCGAACTGCTGACCAGCGTCAAGGGCTCTGACCCCCGTGCTAAGCTCATCTGCAAACTGGACGCCAACCCTCCGGCCAGTTGGGCTGAACGACGACCCGTGCCTCGGACGAGGGCCCGAGAGTCTCTCTACATGCTTGGCGGGCCCCATGACCACGACGAGCAGATGCTGTACCAGTTCCATCCCCGTTGTGGGATGTGGTGTTCCTGCGCACCTCTCAAAAGGAAGAATCTCACGCAATATGCTGTGGCAGCAGTAGGTAATGATCCTCTTTTCAGCATGAAGGACTCTCAAAGCCTCAGACTAAAACTAATATCTAATCCATTCCACTGAttttactaattagcagctcaacatctcttgctgttgaatggggtgtgttttgttagggttggaatgaaaaccttcaggatggcAGATTTCTAGGAATAGGCTTGTGCAGCCTGGCCTATTCTTACTTTGAACAGTTACATCTGATGCGTGCATTCATAAAATGAATggaaggcctgtagtgtagtggttaaggtaaatgactgggggagccgcaaggtcggtggttcgattcccagtgtagccacaataagatccgcacagccaaggcccttaaccctgcactgctccaggggaggattgtctcctgcttagtctaattaactgcatgtcgctctggataagggcgtctgccaaatgccaataatgtaatgtaatgtaatgctcaagTGAGCCTTGTTAAATAGATACAAATTAGTGACTTTCCTTTTGTCtgaaatggcagcccttcctcaCGCTGCTTCGTCTTCCCCAGGGGAAATTGTGGTCGTGACGGGGGGCTACTTCCTGGACGAGGTGGTGTGGTACAGCGTGGACTGGGTGCGGGTGTTCCAGACCGCGCGCGGCGCCTGGCTGGACGGGCCCGCCATGCAGAAGTCCCGGCACAGCCACTGCTCGGTGGGGCTGGGGTGCGAGCTGTTCGTCCTGGGGGGGAGCACGGACGAGGGGCCCGTGGCGGACGTGGAGAGGCTGACCGTGGGGGCAGAGGGCTGGGTGACCGTCAGCCCCATGGTCCGAGCGGTGGAGAGAGCGGCAGCGGTGGCCATGGGCTCCTGTATCTACGTGGCCTGTGGCCTGGATGAAAACGGGGAGGTCTACGGTGGCATCCAGAGGTACCAGGTGGAGACGGACCAGTGGGACATAGTCTCCTACTCCCCACTCCCACGGTACGGAATTCATATGCTCAACTGTCTTGGTCACTGGGCGCAATGTAAGCTCACCTTTAGCAAATATCGAGATAAATGCATGTATAGCCAATAGAAGGTACCAACTGTAAATTCTGATTTCGAGAGGAATCTTTTTACATAGAGAACTGAATTTGTGGAGAAGTTTGCCAGGTCATGTGATGGAGAAGATATCATTGGATTATTGAAGTCTAGACTTGATAGTGCTGGATACTCTGCTATATAGGTAAACAACAAGCCTAGATGAACATTTCTGATTAGTCGAGTATAAAGAGCATTGAGTCACTCTGCTTCTCACTGTCCAGCTTGCTTAGCGTGCTCATGCAGTGTATGGTGTGTTCATTTAATTAGACAACCGGGAGTCCCCAAGACAAAATGGCATGCTGCACTTTCTGGAGTTGTTTTCCGTGACCTGTAGAGTTTAATAAATCAGCCCCGGCGATCTGTTCATGCAGTGTAAGCCCTAAGCTAGGCAGAGGAAACGTGAGGCGACAGAGTGACCAGACTAGTTTTGCAGAGCAGCTAATGTTAGTCTTTGGGTCTGGAACCCTCTTTTTGTTCCTCCTGGAAAATGTAAACACTGGGGGTGCGTCCCAATACACTCGTGTCCTTCCAAATGGGAGGAGACAAGTGAAGGAAATGAGGACGTATGTTTTAGAGTATTGGGACACACCCTGAAACTGTTCTTGATGGTTTATCTTGACCATAGGTATGACCTCCTCGCCACCAAGCTCAACGGCGCCCTCTATCTCTTCGGAGGTCAGGCGCTGCGATTAGACGTGACGACGGACGAGTGGACGGTACTAGAAGAAGAGAGCCTGGAGAGGAAGTTCTTCACGGGCTGCACCACCGCTAACGGCCAAGTCTACCTGCTGGGGGCACGTAAGGGCAACAAGACAATCCCCAACATGGTGCTCCTGGACCCTTATACTGACACCTGTTTGGAAATGGACGACAACATCCCGTGTCCTGTCCCAATACGAGGCTGCGTCACCGTCAGGGTCACTTCCTGACCTCCAGCCAATGGGACTCGTGGGATCATGGGCCGGAAGGCTTGCCGGACCAGTGCGCACAAAAACATCACCTTCATATGTGccatttttgtttctgtgattgacagccgtaccctggtgtaaaatccagctatgaccagcttgaaatgaccagctaccacctgtttcaaaacataacttgtgCTGGTCGAACCATGTCtaaattggtcaaccagctaccagcagtttcaaaacctagcttgagctgttttttcagcagggtaatcaaatcttcctcctctctggttATCCAGGTATACCTTAGGTGGAAGAGGGAAGCTGTACACTGCATGTTTGCATAGTATACAATTTAGTTCAATTTTGATAACCTAATCAGCACTTTAACACAAGCACGATACACAAAAGTGGTTGATATATGTTATTAATGTGTGTGATCTGTTTTATGCACAAAAGTCTCTGGATGTACCAATACTCGCTGTACCATCATAAACACAAGACAATGTGTCAATTTagccaaaatgtatttattaatattacacaggtcacagagagaaaacacttctgtgatgtgctttttacattcttttaaaatttaaattctAGAACAATATAGACTAATCTCATCTTAGTGTCTGGGTCATTGTTATAGCAGACTTACAATAATTGTACAATAATTGCCGTGAGGGATGAGGTTTCATatttaaactgttttaaaaCACCTGTTGGTCACAGAGATCAAATGTAACAGATctagtttaaaaacaaaaaacagccaaaTCCAATAAACTGATTTCAATAGAAAAATGGACAGTGGAAAAGCATGGTAGGTGTTATATATCAATAAGCATAAACTGAATAAAAGTAGTAACTATATGAGAAAATCACAACCTTGGAGGTCACTCAAGTCTCAATTGTGTATACCTGTATGTAACACATCTGAATGACATTCACATTCtctatttttttgtattgtgaattgctgaaaaacaaaatatacagtataaaataaTTACATGTCAGTATCTTTCTTTGCTTTTACTTTTTGGCTTATACTGATTTATCATAGTCAAAGCACAATGCACATTTGATTCAGAACAAAAGGATTTCTACAATGTaagcaaagaaataaaaagcagtatcaaatattttctttagAAAAATGGTGCAAACATGGCAGTCGACATAAAATAGGCAGCTACATTTAATAGCaaattcatataaataatatatcctCATAGCAGTGTCCCAAAAAAAACAGTCTGAGAAGAATTCTCCTGGTAACTATCTCCTGTCACAAATTGCCTTGTATTTATGCAAACCAGCAAGTCATTTTTATCTCATCCATATCATACAGCAAAAGCCTATTCTAGCCCTTAACCCATATGTTTAGTTGTATTTGCCCTGTCTATTTTAAACACGCATAAACTGGAAGATCAAAGCTTACTGGAATGGATTCAGGTGAGAAGTATACATTATAAGCAAATTAACAACaaagtgtaaataaataataatggcaATAGTAATTGTCCATACTTTATCCTCTTTTTGAAAGGTAGTGGCTCAAATTACTGAGCAGCATTTACCTGCCAAGTTGCAGCTCCCCATACCCCTCACTAGGGGGAGCTCTGATATTACATTGTCACTGCCCTGACAGCACAGGCAAATCGGTGAAAAGTGCAATAGGCACATTTCAAAACCTTAATAATGGCTTAGTACACCAAACTCAGTCACCCAGTTCAGCTTATGTGATTatgtaaaatacatacagttcagtagtcagtggttcgatccctggtgtagccacgataagatccacacagctgctgggctccagggctgtctcctgcttagtctaatcaactgtaagtctctttggataaaagcatcagctaaacgaCATGTAATGTTGTCATGACACTATTCCAAGAACTATGTCAAGTGAATCATTTTCCAATTATTGATAATGTACACCTGCGTGTTCTAAACTGAAccataaaaactaaaaaaaaatcaaggtcATCTTTGTAGTGAAGTTATTAAAGGAAACCCCTTATGAATTGCTTTGTGCCACTTCTATGGATCCGGTGCAAGGCAGATTCGTTGATTCTGTAGATCACAGTAAATGAAATGCCACATAAAGGCAGAAACACAGATTCCACTCCCTAATCTGTTTGCTGCGCTATGTCATTCAGCATGTTAACACACAGTATACCATTTTTGGTGATTCTCCATATAAAACAAACTGCAGACCAAAACAGGTGAAGCTTGGGACAAACAAATATGCCACATTGTTAAGAGGCCAATAAGCATAATCATATACAGAAGGCCAAATAAAATCATGATTAAAAGTTACTATTTTTTGAAACAGTGAACCATCCAGTGGACCATCTCATATAAGTTAAAAGAGCCATACAAGTGCTTAGTATGTAATATTCAGACAGTAATGGGGAAGCATATATTTTATAGTCTGGGAGAGTAATACTATCTGGCTTTAGGAAATCTGCTACTTGCACTGTTCCTCTGTTTGGTTAGGTTTTTGAGGACACAGTTGTCAGCCAGTGCTGTGAATTTGGAATTAAGAGCATCTTTTCTTTGGTCCCAGCTAGACTCTTCTCTGTCGTCATCTTCGTCACCCATCTCCtggtcctcgtcctcctcctcaaCCTCGCTCTCCTCATCACTGCGTTCATCGCGCTCCACCTACGGGACGAAAAACGCTTTCACACCGGTTCTGTGCttggagcattacattacattacattacattattggcatttggcagacgctcttatccagagcgacgtacagttgattagactaagcaggagacaatcctcccctggagcaatgcagggttaagggccttgctcaagggcccaacagctgtgcggatgttattgtggctacactgggattagaaccaccgaccttgtgtctcccagtcatttaccttaaccactatgctacaggctgcccagcaGAGCACTATTTACTGCGGTTCTTGATCGTTCTTCTCAAGATTCAATTAAATTctattcaattcattttttgtatagtgctttttacagagaactTTCACGAAGCTTATTCTGTGACACGGTCCTTCACCGAATCAACGTTCCCGTGGCTCATGGACAGGAcaacatgtagcctagtggcatgGGGCTCAGGGAggcagaaggttggtggttcaggccccagtgtagctacgataagatccgtgcacaccacattgctccagggggggattgtcccctgctcggTCTAAACAACTGTTAAGTTGGACAAAAGCGTCGGCTACATCACCGTAACGCAATGGATAGACCGTGATCACCTTGCCCTTGAAGACGAATTTGTAGATCATGCGGATGATCAGCCACGCCCAGAAGATGTGGAGAGCCTGCAGGACCAGCAGAAGGCCGTTGAAGAAGTAGTAGCCAAAGAAGGGGTCGAACGAATCCCGGAACGAGAAAAGGGTTGAGTGGATGACTCTAAAGACCAGAGGAAAAGAAACCACACCATGAAACAATGAAGCACTATATGACCCAAAGACTATAAAGATGTTCATCACATCAACTATTCACCACGCAGGTTTTCGTGAGGATGTTTACATGCGATATACCTCTGATGGCAACAGATGATAGCGTTAG
The sequence above is a segment of the Conger conger chromosome 4, fConCon1.1, whole genome shotgun sequence genome. Coding sequences within it:
- the LOC133126004 gene encoding kelch-like protein 23, with product MACRKSEQEVCDLNTATSSNLLAEDLDSAHEHPCLTSQELEREMVPDTVLQVDAESFFVNRQRLAGLSPYFRALFYGGGRESTKSHVEMKGVRLEQFRVLMEYARSSSLALDRENVLGILETADYLQLEKARSLCCKFLERELHLSNCLGMMAYAWQLGCLDLYAVAREVALTHLPALACEEDFMLLPKESVADLLSSDDLFLPREDFAFEVVLRWAAFDPSREEDFLELAGLVRLECLSLSYIGELLTSVKGSDPRAKLICKLDANPPASWAERRPVPRTRARESLYMLGGPHDHDEQMLYQFHPRCGMWCSCAPLKRKNLTQYAVAAVGEIVVVTGGYFLDEVVWYSVDWVRVFQTARGAWLDGPAMQKSRHSHCSVGLGCELFVLGGSTDEGPVADVERLTVGAEGWVTVSPMVRAVERAAAVAMGSCIYVACGLDENGEVYGGIQRYQVETDQWDIVSYSPLPRYDLLATKLNGALYLFGGQALRLDVTTDEWTVLEEESLERKFFTGCTTANGQVYLLGARKGNKTIPNMVLLDPYTDTCLEMDDNIPCPVPIRGCVTVRVTS